A genomic stretch from Selenihalanaerobacter shriftii includes:
- a CDS encoding ArsR/SmtB family transcription factor, whose protein sequence is MKNEQGLAKFLKVLADEIRLQIIKLLSHGELCVCELQEELDMSQPRISHHLRILKKNELVNTDRDGKWIYYSLNQNLFELLEITTEELLGLQKNLSQATPSERCRKN, encoded by the coding sequence ATGAAGAATGAACAAGGTTTAGCAAAATTTTTAAAAGTATTAGCTGATGAGATTAGATTACAAATAATTAAACTTTTATCTCATGGTGAGTTATGTGTTTGTGAACTACAAGAAGAATTAGATATGTCACAGCCTAGAATTTCACATCATTTGAGAATATTAAAAAAGAATGAGTTAGTAAATACTGATCGTGATGGCAAGTGGATTTATTATTCATTAAATCAAAATCTATTTGAATTGCTAGAAATAACAACAGAAGAGTTATTAGGATTACAAAAGAATCTTTCACAGGCTACACCTAGTGAAAGATGCAGGAAAAATTAA
- the cysK gene encoding cysteine synthase A encodes MKRVNNLTKLVGKTPVVKLNRVVNDDMADVYMKLELFNPGGSVKDRIALSMIETAEESGELKEGGTIVEPTSGNTGIGLALIGAAKGYDVTLTMPDSMSLERRKLLKAYGAELILTPGDEGMPGAIDKAKELAQENNDYFMPQQFKNPNNPDIHRQTTAQEFLEVMDGELDAFVAGVGTGGTITGVGEVLKDKVEDIKIIAVEPTDSSVISGGEPGPHMIQGIGAGFIPEVLNIDILDQVIQIENEEAMKVARELAIKEGILAGISSGAAAAAAIKVAKELGPGKKVVTIAPDTGERYLSTILFKDE; translated from the coding sequence ATGAAAAGAGTTAATAATCTAACGAAGTTAGTAGGAAAAACACCGGTTGTGAAATTAAATCGAGTAGTTAATGATGACATGGCAGATGTTTATATGAAGTTGGAATTATTTAATCCTGGAGGAAGTGTCAAAGATAGAATAGCTTTAAGCATGATAGAAACAGCTGAAGAGAGTGGTGAATTAAAAGAAGGTGGAACTATTGTAGAGCCAACCAGTGGAAATACAGGAATAGGTCTGGCTTTAATAGGAGCTGCTAAGGGATATGATGTGACACTAACTATGCCTGATTCAATGAGTTTAGAAAGAAGAAAATTACTTAAGGCGTATGGAGCAGAATTAATTTTGACTCCTGGAGATGAAGGGATGCCGGGAGCAATAGACAAGGCTAAAGAATTGGCACAGGAAAATAATGATTACTTTATGCCTCAGCAATTTAAGAATCCAAATAATCCTGATATTCATAGACAAACTACTGCTCAAGAATTTTTAGAAGTTATGGATGGAGAATTAGATGCATTTGTAGCAGGAGTTGGAACAGGTGGTACGATTACTGGAGTTGGTGAAGTTTTAAAAGATAAAGTTGAAGATATTAAAATTATTGCAGTAGAACCTACTGATTCTTCTGTAATCAGTGGTGGAGAACCAGGACCACATATGATTCAGGGAATTGGAGCTGGGTTTATTCCAGAAGTATTGAATATTGATATCTTAGACCAAGTAATTCAGATAGAAAATGAAGAGGCTATGAAGGTGGCACGGGAATTGGCAATTAAAGAAGGAATTCTAGCGGGGATTTCTTCTGGGGCAGCTGCAGCTGCAGCTATTAAGGTAGCTAAAGAGTTAGGTCCAGGGAAGAAAGTTGTTACAATTGCCCCTGATACAGGAGAGAGATATCTAAGTACGATTTTATTTAAAGATGAATAA
- a CDS encoding DUF2933 domain-containing protein produces the protein MSKKKNSNHNSHILMMLICCLAMFAAVWIFFKDSNIDNIWLLFLICPLMHIFMMRGHHNHNENKGEDEEKQNSH, from the coding sequence ATGTCAAAAAAGAAAAATAGCAACCATAATAGTCATATATTAATGATGTTAATTTGTTGTCTAGCAATGTTTGCTGCTGTATGGATTTTCTTTAAAGATTCAAATATTGATAATATTTGGTTATTGTTTTTGATATGTCCTTTAATGCACATCTTTATGATGAGAGGCCACCATAATCACAATGAAAACAAAGGTGAAGATGAAGAAAAACAAAATTCCCATTAA
- a CDS encoding SHOCT domain-containing protein, translating into MMGWFRRGWGMGGYGMHSFGGGIMMIIFWVLIIIGVAYLIKNSNNNSNDNNYNHRQEDSAINIARRRYAKGEINKEELNEILDNLK; encoded by the coding sequence ATGATGGGCTGGTTTCGACGAGGATGGGGAATGGGTGGATATGGTATGCATAGTTTTGGAGGTGGTATTATGATGATTATATTTTGGGTTCTTATTATTATAGGTGTTGCTTATTTAATAAAAAATAGTAATAACAACAGCAATGATAATAATTACAATCACAGACAGGAAGATAGTGCGATTAATATAGCTAGAAGAAGATATGCTAAAGGTGAAATTAATAAAGAAGAACTAAATGAAATTTTAGATAATCTCAAATAA
- a CDS encoding HesA/MoeB/ThiF family protein: protein MNFSEEELERYSRHIILEDVGVEGQYKLLNSSVLIIGAGGLGTPAAQFLAAAGIGKIGIVDADKVELSNLQRQVLHYTSDVGNLKVESVRDKINEMNPDVEVKTYPYYLNSTNIREVIKDYDFIIDGTDNFPAKFLINDVCVMENKAFSHAGIIRFTGQTTTVVPGQGACYRCLFPEPPSSNSVPSCKEAGVIGVLGGILGTLQATEAIKYILDEGELLTSQLLTYDALAMNFRKIDLEKRDDCEICGSNPEIKELIDYEQGVCEL, encoded by the coding sequence GTGAATTTTAGTGAAGAAGAACTTGAAAGATATTCTAGACATATTATTTTAGAAGATGTAGGAGTAGAGGGACAATATAAGTTACTGAATTCTTCAGTGTTGATTATTGGTGCTGGTGGTTTAGGAACACCGGCGGCTCAATTTCTAGCAGCAGCTGGGATAGGAAAGATAGGTATAGTTGATGCTGATAAAGTAGAATTATCAAATTTACAACGACAGGTTTTACATTATACTAGTGATGTGGGAAATTTAAAAGTAGAGTCGGTTAGAGATAAGATAAATGAAATGAATCCTGATGTTGAGGTAAAAACTTATCCTTATTATTTAAATTCTACAAATATACGAGAAGTTATTAAAGATTATGATTTCATAATTGATGGAACAGATAACTTTCCAGCTAAATTCTTAATTAATGATGTTTGTGTTATGGAGAATAAAGCATTCTCTCATGCGGGAATAATTAGATTTACTGGTCAGACAACGACAGTAGTACCTGGTCAAGGAGCATGTTATCGTTGTCTTTTTCCTGAACCACCTAGTTCTAATTCTGTACCTTCCTGTAAAGAAGCTGGAGTTATTGGAGTGTTAGGTGGAATATTGGGGACTCTTCAGGCAACGGAAGCGATTAAATATATTTTGGATGAAGGGGAATTGTTAACAAGTCAGCTATTAACTTATGATGCATTGGCAATGAATTTTAGAAAGATTGATTTGGAAAAGAGAGACGATTGTGAGATATGTGGCAGTAATCCAGAAATAAAAGAATTAATAGATTATGAGCAAGGAGTTTGTGAATTATGA
- the thiS gene encoding sulfur carrier protein ThiS codes for MKIVLNGEELELDKELTIEELLKKEDVDMPEMVSVELNGEILVREEFKDQIVKGGDKVEFLYFMGGGTSEF; via the coding sequence GTGAAGATTGTATTAAATGGTGAAGAATTAGAGTTAGATAAAGAATTAACAATAGAAGAGTTATTGAAGAAAGAAGATGTTGATATGCCTGAGATGGTTTCGGTCGAATTAAATGGTGAAATTTTAGTCAGGGAAGAATTTAAAGATCAGATTGTTAAAGGTGGAGATAAAGTAGAATTTTTATACTTTATGGGTGGTGGTACAAGTGAATTTTAG
- a CDS encoding M67 family metallopeptidase, with translation MIIELPVKLYQNLVNHAQKEFPKECCGLVVGLINDDKLEVKEIFPMTNLDDSAEHFSMDPKEQFEVVKEVRELGYEMIGNYHSHPFTPSRPSNEDKELAYDEEAIYFILSLQKSVPVLKAFRIKKQQDVSEIKIRFIKNGEE, from the coding sequence ATGATAATCGAATTACCAGTTAAACTTTATCAAAACTTAGTGAACCATGCTCAAAAGGAGTTTCCTAAGGAATGTTGTGGTTTAGTAGTTGGTTTAATTAATGACGACAAGTTAGAAGTTAAGGAAATATTTCCAATGACTAATTTAGATGATTCGGCTGAGCATTTTTCTATGGATCCTAAAGAACAATTTGAAGTTGTTAAAGAAGTAAGAGAGTTAGGTTATGAAATGATAGGAAATTATCATTCTCATCCCTTTACTCCATCTCGACCATCTAATGAAGATAAGGAGTTGGCTTATGATGAAGAAGCTATCTATTTTATCTTATCGTTACAGAAGTCAGTACCTGTGTTAAAGGCTTTTAGGATTAAGAAGCAGCAAGATGTGAGTGAAATAAAGATTAGATTTATAAAGAATGGAGAGGAGTGA
- the cysK gene encoding cysteine synthase A, with protein MKVVDNILQLIGDTPIMKLNKIVDSNAADVYIKLELFNPSGSIKDRITLYMIESAELRGELKPGGTIVEPTSGNTGISLALVGISKGYEVILTMPDTVSIERKRLLEAYGVKLILTSGSGGMSGAVKKAKELIAKNPNYFMPNQFEDPVNSEAHKDITATEILKAMNQNIDAFVAGVGTGGTITGIGEALKESIDNIEIIAVEPAEAPILSDGISKPHIVQGIGVDFVPKVLNMNILDRIITVEKEEIIETVQRLAVEEGILVGISSGAAVAAAIKVAEELDREQKVVTMAFDNGERYLSTSLF; from the coding sequence ATGAAAGTAGTTGATAATATATTACAATTAATTGGTGATACACCTATAATGAAATTAAATAAAATTGTCGACTCGAATGCTGCAGATGTTTATATAAAATTAGAACTATTTAATCCAAGTGGAAGTATTAAAGATAGGATTACTTTATATATGATTGAATCTGCAGAATTAAGAGGTGAGTTGAAGCCTGGAGGAACAATTGTGGAGCCGACAAGTGGCAATACCGGGATTAGTCTGGCTTTAGTGGGAATATCGAAAGGATATGAAGTGATTTTAACTATGCCTGATACGGTTAGTATAGAACGTAAGAGATTATTAGAGGCTTATGGTGTTAAATTAATTCTTACGTCAGGAAGTGGAGGTATGTCAGGTGCTGTCAAGAAAGCAAAAGAATTAATAGCAAAGAACCCAAATTATTTTATGCCTAATCAATTTGAAGACCCTGTTAATTCTGAAGCACATAAAGATATAACGGCTACTGAGATTTTAAAGGCTATGAATCAAAATATAGATGCTTTTGTAGCAGGAGTAGGAACTGGTGGAACTATAACTGGAATAGGCGAGGCTTTAAAAGAAAGCATTGATAATATTGAAATTATTGCAGTAGAGCCTGCTGAAGCTCCAATACTTAGTGATGGGATATCTAAGCCTCATATAGTTCAAGGTATTGGAGTAGATTTTGTTCCGAAAGTCTTGAATATGAATATTTTAGATAGAATAATTACAGTAGAAAAAGAGGAAATAATAGAAACAGTTCAGCGTTTAGCGGTTGAAGAAGGAATACTAGTTGGGATTTCTTCTGGAGCAGCAGTTGCAGCCGCTATTAAAGTAGCAGAGGAGTTAGATAGAGAACAAAAGGTAGTAACAATGGCTTTTGATAATGGTGAAAGATATTTGAGCACTTCCTTATTTTAA
- a CDS encoding methyltransferase family protein, with protein MNYGYGLWIMVIVNIVWILLFVVSFIKPKKKREWRSMGVVSAFFVALFTEMYGFPLTIYFLTSVLGYKLPVLNPYSHENGHLLASFGLGVDKALVICQIGSLLFGIGMIIIGIGWWQIHRSKGGLVTSGIYKYIRHPQYLGIFLLTIGMMIQWPTISTLVMWPILMRSYYKLAKREEKEVLNEFGEEYVEYIKETPAFFPFEWNRREINRSNML; from the coding sequence ATGAATTATGGTTATGGGCTTTGGATTATGGTTATAGTTAATATAGTTTGGATATTATTATTTGTTGTTAGCTTTATTAAACCCAAGAAGAAACGAGAATGGCGGTCAATGGGAGTTGTGAGTGCATTTTTTGTAGCACTTTTTACTGAAATGTATGGATTCCCTTTAACTATATATTTTTTGACTTCAGTGTTAGGGTATAAACTACCAGTATTAAATCCTTATTCTCATGAAAATGGACACTTACTTGCTAGTTTTGGATTAGGAGTAGATAAAGCATTAGTCATTTGTCAAATTGGTAGTCTTCTTTTTGGAATAGGAATGATTATTATTGGTATTGGTTGGTGGCAAATACATCGAAGTAAGGGAGGATTAGTAACTAGCGGAATTTATAAATATATTCGGCACCCACAATATTTAGGAATCTTTTTATTAACAATCGGGATGATGATTCAGTGGCCTACTATTTCTACATTAGTAATGTGGCCAATCTTAATGCGTTCATATTATAAACTTGCCAAGAGAGAAGAAAAAGAGGTTTTAAATGAGTTTGGAGAAGAGTATGTAGAATATATCAAAGAAACTCCTGCTTTCTTTCCATTTGAGTGGAATAGAAGAGAAATAAATAGGTCTAATATGCTTTAA
- a CDS encoding helix-turn-helix domain-containing protein has product MTLGEKIRETRKKRGLTLKESSRKIGISYSFLSAIERNIKSPSLITIKQISKALNISIIHLFNNQSEKLKVGNKLKLLRKKRNLSISKLAKLTDIDEEELIKLENNEIQSDLKMIKKLTDVLKVNIDYFLTKNVEELKVGQRIKEVRQYRGMTVTKLAEKSGLSSGLISQIENQYTLPSVSSLESISKALGKSIHYFLLEHKGIQELMSFLAPEVREMLGDFRVQSILKAVSDFDKEEMKNTLNYIQFLKQNRD; this is encoded by the coding sequence ATGACTTTAGGTGAAAAAATTAGAGAAACTCGTAAAAAAAGAGGATTAACGTTAAAGGAGTCGTCAAGAAAAATAGGAATTTCGTATTCATTTTTAAGTGCTATTGAGCGTAATATTAAAAGTCCTTCTTTAATTACTATTAAACAAATTTCTAAAGCCTTAAATATATCTATTATTCATTTATTTAATAATCAATCTGAAAAATTAAAGGTTGGAAATAAACTTAAGTTACTTAGGAAAAAACGTAATCTCTCAATTTCTAAACTCGCTAAATTAACTGATATTGATGAAGAGGAACTTATTAAATTAGAGAATAATGAAATTCAATCAGATTTAAAAATGATTAAAAAGCTTACTGATGTTCTTAAGGTTAATATTGACTATTTTTTAACTAAGAATGTTGAGGAATTAAAAGTAGGACAAAGGATTAAAGAAGTAAGACAATATCGAGGAATGACTGTTACTAAGCTAGCTGAAAAATCTGGTTTATCTTCTGGTTTAATTAGTCAAATAGAAAATCAATATACTTTACCATCAGTATCTTCTTTAGAAAGTATATCTAAGGCATTAGGGAAGTCTATTCATTATTTTTTATTAGAACATAAGGGTATACAAGAATTGATGTCATTTTTAGCCCCAGAAGTGAGAGAAATGTTAGGAGACTTTAGAGTTCAAAGTATCTTAAAGGCAGTGAGTGACTTTGATAAAGAAGAGATGAAGAATACTTTAAATTATATTCAATTCTTAAAGCAAAATAGAGATTAA
- a CDS encoding YncE family protein: MNRIIKSSLIILALGLVLSVVLYPEIVEAKELKPKDLVATNNQAKTYAYIANAYSGTVSVIDTDRHKVINTIKVAKQVSHGIAVDSLHQQLYIGDYKDGNLYVFSLPEEKLIKKLVVDSPVHGVDISPDNKYLYLAGGSKGSSGNVLVIDTKTNEIVNKIITNGAGHINFSSDGKYAYVSNVDKDLISVIDTNKQKLLTKVDVGGGPNEAISSPNGNYFYTANVIDGSISVVNTKNWKTRLTKFIERGTHGIITSSGGKYIWTANRGNTISIVNTKDYQEVKTLTIKGRANHIAIDSTGSFVYVTDVMDNEVIVFDAKSFEKITDFKVGNEPHEISFATLSNS; this comes from the coding sequence ATGAATAGAATTATTAAAAGTTCATTGATCATTTTAGCTTTAGGCTTAGTTTTATCAGTTGTTTTATATCCTGAAATAGTAGAGGCCAAAGAATTGAAACCTAAAGATTTAGTTGCAACTAATAATCAGGCTAAAACCTATGCTTATATTGCTAATGCATATAGTGGAACTGTATCAGTAATTGATACTGATCGACATAAGGTTATAAATACTATTAAAGTGGCTAAGCAAGTTTCTCATGGTATTGCAGTTGATTCTCTTCATCAGCAACTTTATATAGGTGATTATAAAGATGGGAACCTTTATGTTTTTTCACTACCAGAAGAAAAATTAATTAAGAAATTAGTGGTTGATAGCCCAGTTCATGGAGTAGACATCAGTCCAGATAATAAATATCTTTATTTAGCTGGTGGAAGTAAGGGAAGCAGTGGTAATGTATTAGTAATTGATACGAAGACTAATGAGATAGTAAATAAGATTATAACTAATGGAGCAGGACATATTAATTTCAGTTCTGATGGTAAATATGCATACGTAAGTAATGTAGATAAGGATTTAATTAGTGTTATTGATACAAATAAACAGAAGTTATTGACTAAAGTAGATGTTGGAGGTGGTCCTAACGAAGCTATTTCTTCGCCTAATGGTAATTACTTCTATACTGCTAATGTTATTGATGGTAGTATTTCAGTAGTTAATACAAAGAATTGGAAAACGAGACTGACTAAATTTATTGAGAGAGGAACTCATGGAATTATTACTTCTTCTGGCGGAAAATATATTTGGACTGCTAATAGGGGCAACACTATTTCGATTGTTAACACTAAAGATTATCAAGAAGTTAAAACTTTAACTATTAAAGGAAGGGCAAACCATATTGCTATAGACTCAACTGGTAGTTTTGTTTATGTAACCGATGTTATGGATAATGAAGTAATAGTTTTTGATGCTAAATCTTTTGAGAAAATAACTGATTTTAAGGTTGGAAATGAACCCCATGAAATTTCCTTTGCAACTTTAAGTAATAGCTGA